Proteins from one Prevotella sp. E2-28 genomic window:
- a CDS encoding SLC13 family permease — MDSVLFFGLSAHAWITIVTVLSIFFVMARTRIPAEIAFLGALTILLVTGVVSEEEGMAGFGSEPVVVHAAFFVIIAGLMQSGVLYWLTKHVLGDPKNYHRAIVKLMVPMSLLAALLNSVNVVALFIDAVKIWSRKLNIAPSKLLLPLSYAATLGGMCTLLGNSSNLIISGLYMHQSGHTMNLFEPLLPGMILTIVGVLLVILLQNFIPPRDSAEQSFETTSDYTVELLVPTDNPAVGETVESAGLMQVKGGTLVEIVRFDKEIIMPVKKDEWILGGDRLIYAGQINEILELKRTHGLAAADRHVWSINDIDSKRKMRTAYVSFGSELIGTSMTQCDFEQKNDVALVAVARQGKRVNGQPREIRLQAGDTLLLECPPKDDEKLEQNNRRSLTFFDSHFVPHLGLRTIYSAIILVLMFLLSSFHVLPLMATTMLAAGAMLLLKCCRMERVVKYIEWELLLILGTTVVFSVAITKTGIADVIAHGVLDLCGSNPYVVMVVMCLLASIVSEFVSDVGSAAVFFPIMYQQAVLMGCNPMPFVMSLMLSVTISFASPIGSSTHMLIYGPGSFHFTDFARLGVVMHIVLLVVMLVIVNLIYPLYL, encoded by the coding sequence ATGGATTCGGTATTGTTCTTTGGACTAAGCGCTCATGCATGGATTACGATAGTGACCGTGCTGTCCATCTTTTTTGTGATGGCCCGCACACGTATTCCTGCTGAAATAGCTTTCCTTGGAGCTCTTACTATATTGTTGGTAACAGGTGTGGTCAGTGAAGAGGAGGGCATGGCAGGATTTGGCTCAGAGCCAGTAGTTGTTCATGCTGCCTTTTTCGTGATTATTGCTGGTCTGATGCAGTCGGGCGTGCTCTATTGGTTGACAAAGCATGTGCTGGGTGATCCGAAAAACTATCATCGTGCCATTGTGAAATTGATGGTACCAATGAGCTTGTTAGCTGCATTGCTTAATTCTGTCAATGTTGTTGCATTGTTTATTGATGCCGTGAAAATCTGGTCAAGGAAACTGAATATAGCACCGTCGAAACTGCTGCTACCGCTGAGCTATGCCGCAACATTGGGAGGTATGTGTACACTGCTTGGTAACTCATCGAACCTGATTATCTCGGGTCTTTATATGCATCAGTCCGGACATACAATGAATCTCTTTGAGCCGTTGTTGCCAGGAATGATACTCACTATAGTTGGTGTGCTGCTGGTTATTTTGCTTCAAAATTTCATTCCCCCACGTGATTCTGCAGAACAATCTTTCGAGACGACTTCGGATTATACGGTTGAACTGTTGGTGCCAACAGATAATCCTGCAGTAGGTGAAACCGTAGAGTCTGCCGGACTTATGCAGGTGAAGGGTGGCACATTGGTAGAGATAGTACGCTTTGATAAGGAAATCATCATGCCGGTGAAAAAAGATGAGTGGATTCTGGGTGGTGACCGTCTGATCTATGCAGGACAGATTAACGAAATCTTAGAGTTGAAACGTACTCATGGATTGGCTGCAGCTGATCGCCATGTGTGGAGTATTAATGATATTGACTCGAAACGCAAGATGCGTACAGCATACGTATCGTTTGGCAGTGAACTGATTGGTACTTCAATGACTCAGTGTGACTTTGAACAGAAGAATGATGTCGCATTGGTAGCAGTGGCTCGTCAGGGTAAGCGTGTGAATGGCCAACCTCGTGAGATCCGTTTGCAGGCAGGTGATACGCTGTTGCTGGAGTGTCCGCCAAAAGATGATGAAAAGTTGGAGCAGAACAACCGTCGAAGCCTGACTTTCTTTGATTCTCACTTCGTACCTCATTTGGGCTTACGTACAATCTATTCTGCCATTATCTTGGTATTGATGTTCCTATTGTCCTCATTCCATGTATTACCTCTCATGGCCACGACGATGCTGGCTGCAGGTGCAATGTTATTACTGAAATGCTGTCGTATGGAAAGAGTGGTGAAGTATATTGAGTGGGAATTGTTATTGATATTGGGTACTACGGTAGTATTTTCCGTCGCAATCACGAAGACAGGTATTGCAGATGTGATAGCACATGGTGTGCTAGACTTATGCGGCTCTAATCCTTATGTGGTGATGGTCGTGATGTGTTTGCTGGCTTCTATTGTTAGTGAGTTTGTCAGTGATGTGGGAAGTGCAGCCGTGTTTTTCCCGATTATGTATCAGCAGGCTGTTCTGATGGGGTGCAACCCGATGCCGTTTGTCATGTCGCTGATGCTGAGTGTTACTATCAGTTTTGCTTCTCCAATAGGTTCGAGTACGCACATGTTGATTTATGGTCCAGGCTCGTTCCATTTTACCGACTTTGCCCGATTAGGAGTGGTTATGCATATAGTCCTGTTGGTGGTAATGCTGGTTATTGTGAATCTTATTTATCCATTATATTTATAA
- a CDS encoding sodium:solute symporter produces MWIIAIICIYFAILMLISKLTQRRADNQTFFRAERRSPWYMVAFGMIGASISGVTFVSVPGMVLSSQMTYLQTCLGFILGYLVVAFVLLPVYYRLNLISIYTYLGQRLGHRSYQTGAWFFLLSKLVGAAVKFYVVCIVLQQFVFDDLGVPFVVSVLGMALLIWLYTRKGGVRTLVFTDTFQTVCLFSALLLIIYIAMGQMDYSLVDAYHAVSSDERSRVFVLDDWTSPRYFWKQFLSGAFIVIVMTGLDQDMMQKNLTCRTLREAQKDMCSYGLAFVPVNLLFLALGVLLAQLFEAQGISFPVKGDELLPLFVEGNHSPHISHLLPLIFTLGIVAASFSSADSALTSLTTSYCVDIRNKPHDEQLRKRSHIVICLLFAVMIILFQMLNSKSLIDAIYTIVSYTYGPLLGLFAFGLFTKKQVRDKWVPLVCVASPFICYGIDLVAQTLWDYHFGYELLMLNGLLTFLGLCLLIRSAECQSPS; encoded by the coding sequence ATGTGGATTATTGCAATTATATGCATCTATTTTGCTATATTGATGCTTATCAGCAAACTGACGCAGCGACGAGCCGATAATCAGACTTTTTTTAGGGCTGAGCGTCGTTCCCCGTGGTATATGGTGGCATTTGGAATGATTGGCGCATCAATATCGGGCGTTACGTTTGTCAGTGTGCCTGGTATGGTACTATCCTCTCAGATGACTTATCTGCAGACGTGTCTTGGCTTTATCTTGGGTTATTTGGTTGTAGCTTTTGTCTTGTTACCTGTTTACTATCGCCTGAATCTCATCTCAATCTATACATATTTGGGCCAACGACTGGGCCATCGGTCATATCAGACGGGGGCTTGGTTCTTTCTGCTGTCAAAGCTGGTGGGTGCCGCAGTGAAGTTCTATGTAGTTTGCATTGTTCTCCAGCAGTTCGTGTTCGATGATCTTGGTGTTCCTTTTGTGGTGAGCGTTCTTGGAATGGCCCTTCTGATATGGCTCTATACCCGCAAGGGTGGGGTACGGACACTTGTCTTTACCGATACTTTCCAGACGGTTTGTCTCTTCTCTGCTCTTCTCCTTATTATATATATAGCGATGGGACAGATGGATTATTCGTTAGTAGATGCCTATCATGCAGTTAGTAGTGATGAGCGAAGCCGTGTCTTTGTTCTTGACGACTGGACCTCCCCTCGTTATTTCTGGAAGCAGTTTTTAAGTGGTGCGTTTATTGTGATAGTGATGACAGGACTGGATCAGGACATGATGCAGAAGAACCTCACTTGCCGTACGTTGCGTGAGGCTCAGAAGGATATGTGCTCCTATGGATTAGCTTTTGTACCCGTGAATCTGCTGTTTCTGGCGTTGGGTGTGCTGTTAGCTCAGCTATTTGAAGCCCAAGGCATTTCTTTCCCAGTAAAGGGTGACGAACTGCTTCCCTTGTTTGTAGAAGGTAATCACTCACCTCATATATCTCACCTCTTACCTCTGATCTTCACCCTTGGTATTGTGGCGGCATCTTTTTCTTCTGCCGACTCAGCTTTGACGTCACTAACCACCAGCTATTGCGTGGATATCCGTAATAAACCTCATGACGAACAGCTCAGAAAACGTTCACATATAGTGATTTGCCTGTTGTTTGCAGTGATGATAATCCTGTTTCAGATGTTGAACAGCAAGTCGCTGATAGATGCCATTTATACCATCGTATCATATACCTATGGTCCCCTTTTGGGCTTATTTGCCTTCGGTTTATTTACAAAGAAGCAGGTGCGTGATAAATGGGTACCCCTTGTCTGTGTGGCTTCACCCTTTATATGCTATGGTATAGATCTGGTTGCCCAGACGCTTTGGGACTATCATTTCGGTTATGAGTTGTTGATGCTCAATGGTTTGCTGACTTTTCTTGGGCTTTGCTTATTAATTCGCTCGGCTGAATGCCAAAGTCCTTCTTGA
- a CDS encoding ATP-binding protein, which translates to MTLILRNNVQDVPQLAAFVDQVCEVAGFSASITMQMNLAIEEAVVNVMNYAYPQGTEGEVRIEAQADENGVQFVIIDSGTPFDPTTEAEADTTLSAEERQIGGLGIFLVRQLMDTVSYEYKEGRNMLTLRKEAGKGK; encoded by the coding sequence ATGACTCTGATCCTTAGAAATAATGTACAAGATGTGCCACAGTTGGCTGCCTTTGTAGATCAGGTCTGCGAGGTAGCAGGCTTTAGTGCTAGCATCACGATGCAGATGAATCTGGCTATAGAAGAGGCTGTGGTGAACGTGATGAATTATGCCTATCCGCAAGGTACTGAAGGTGAGGTGCGTATTGAGGCGCAGGCAGATGAAAATGGTGTGCAGTTTGTCATTATCGATAGTGGAACCCCATTTGACCCTACGACAGAAGCCGAGGCAGATACAACATTGTCGGCAGAAGAGCGCCAGATCGGTGGACTGGGTATCTTTTTGGTACGTCAGTTGATGGATACGGTTAGTTATGAATATAAGGAAGGTAGAAATATGCTGACGCTCCGAAAGGAAGCAGGAAAAGGTAAGTGA
- a CDS encoding STAS domain-containing protein has translation MKTTILEKDGELIAVFEGRLDTAASVETEQALKPLYDCTGHNIVFDCTKLEYISSSGLRLFLSVLKAAKPKGSHVYITGINDDLRTVFAMTGFTNLFEFK, from the coding sequence ATGAAAACTACGATTTTAGAAAAGGATGGCGAGTTGATCGCTGTATTTGAAGGACGTCTCGATACTGCTGCCTCAGTAGAGACAGAGCAGGCTCTGAAACCTCTTTACGACTGTACTGGCCATAACATTGTGTTTGATTGCACTAAGTTGGAATACATCTCTTCTAGTGGTCTGCGCCTTTTCCTCAGTGTTCTGAAGGCGGCAAAGCCCAAAGGCAGTCATGTGTATATTACAGGTATCAACGACGATTTGCGTACGGTATTTGCCATGACAGGCTTTACCAATCTGTTTGAGTTTAAATGA
- a CDS encoding GTP pyrophosphokinase family protein gives MEQYREQLPLLEQLSKEVYNQLRQVLQEQAVELSGIECRVKTESSLAGKLERKGDKYASLEDITDLVGLRIITFYTDDVDKVAAIVQQLYEVDWSNSVDKRKLHELTSFGYNSLHYICRLKGGKIPFEIQMRTALQHVWSAIEHDIGYKGAVKLPPEYRRQFSRLAGMLELADDEFSRLRTTMTDYRRQVQALVKSGKLDEVLLSTDSFRSYLELRPFQRLNQRIAAVNQAEIFPASLLPFLSVLESFGLDTLGDVQRFIDENSEDAYQLSLSQLAVTDLDILSESIGLQNLCLAYVLKNGGGVAGLKAVYDLLYGKQGGNETLAELTLEQASHLPFVKK, from the coding sequence TTGGAGCAATACCGAGAGCAGCTACCTTTGTTGGAACAATTGTCTAAGGAGGTTTATAACCAATTGAGGCAAGTGTTGCAAGAGCAGGCTGTGGAACTAAGTGGCATAGAGTGTAGGGTAAAGACTGAGTCTTCGTTAGCAGGAAAACTGGAACGTAAGGGTGATAAATATGCCTCGTTAGAGGATATCACAGACCTTGTAGGACTACGTATTATCACATTCTACACCGATGATGTGGACAAAGTTGCAGCTATTGTCCAGCAGCTCTATGAGGTAGATTGGAGTAATTCGGTTGACAAGCGTAAGTTGCATGAGTTGACCAGTTTCGGTTATAACTCACTTCATTACATCTGTCGTCTGAAAGGAGGAAAGATACCTTTTGAGATACAGATGCGTACGGCTTTGCAACATGTGTGGTCGGCTATAGAACATGATATAGGCTACAAAGGTGCGGTAAAGCTACCACCGGAATACCGTCGTCAGTTCAGTAGACTTGCAGGTATGTTGGAGTTGGCTGATGATGAGTTCAGTAGGCTTCGTACCACGATGACCGATTATCGTCGACAGGTGCAGGCGTTGGTGAAGTCGGGTAAACTTGACGAGGTATTACTAAGTACCGACTCTTTTCGCAGTTATCTGGAACTACGTCCGTTCCAAAGGTTGAATCAGCGTATTGCTGCAGTGAACCAGGCAGAGATATTCCCAGCATCGTTGTTACCTTTCTTGTCGGTACTCGAATCGTTCGGATTAGATACTTTGGGTGATGTGCAGCGATTTATTGATGAGAACAGTGAGGATGCTTATCAGTTATCGTTGTCACAGTTGGCAGTTACCGACTTGGATATTCTTTCAGAGTCAATAGGCTTACAGAATCTCTGTTTAGCTTATGTGTTGAAGAATGGCGGTGGAGTGGCTGGCCTTAAAGCAGTGTATGACTTGCTGTACGGTAAGCAAGGTGGTAATGAGACACTTGCAGAACTGACCTTAGAACAAGCATCGCATTTGCCTTTTGTAAAGAAATAG
- a CDS encoding DUF4491 family protein produces MYFTGITIAVMTFLTIGIWHPIVIKTEYYWGTRPWIIYLFVGIFCCAAALFIENVYLSSFLGVFGASSLWAIGELFEQKKRVERGWFPMNPKRKHTYSPKVSA; encoded by the coding sequence ATGTATTTCACTGGAATTACCATTGCCGTGATGACCTTTCTAACCATTGGAATTTGGCATCCTATCGTTATTAAGACCGAATATTACTGGGGCACTCGTCCCTGGATTATATACCTATTCGTAGGCATTTTTTGTTGCGCTGCCGCCCTTTTCATTGAGAATGTCTATCTGTCGTCATTTCTCGGTGTCTTTGGTGCATCATCCCTTTGGGCCATTGGTGAACTCTTTGAGCAGAAGAAGCGCGTAGAGAGGGGCTGGTTTCCCATGAATCCCAAACGAAAGCATACCTACAGTCCTAAGGTCTCCGCATAG
- a CDS encoding HAMP domain-containing sensor histidine kinase, whose protein sequence is MMAQKSELHQRAESEDAKHNVANARSLYIRAFEGYVGKGQIDEGVACGVKATALYYKDNLYKEAFELLRRVDQQIDGSNSQASNKSALHYQTSKERMQMYVKLRKSDRAKEQMGFMENHVSRSGNESLRDDLLYQKAIFYYTFGQTAQGNAVFKEMASKLTAQKDYDKVDEVYQMLLASGRQSNNAGMLNQAYSSYMVWKDSVTAIKTAEEIDSLKLQIVKNEEIIADKDDSLSARQLTISGLIVLAVILAVVLVLGAMVLMRFIVLTRTQKKTIRLANESNALKAKFISNISDQLEPTLKKLDSKQPEVRALLDFSEHIQTLSDVENSENVEMEDVHVQPLCESLIEEIKPRLADSVTLTVNVPKVEVKLNKDYITYILRHLLNNAVEFTPSDGKITLEFKKRSPKTYQFLITNTGAVIPEEKREDVFKPFLEIKDLTDGDGLGLPICKQMALKINGDLDIDSAFTKGTRFVLNLHV, encoded by the coding sequence ATGATGGCTCAGAAGAGTGAATTACATCAGCGTGCTGAATCGGAAGATGCCAAACACAACGTTGCCAATGCTCGCTCGCTGTATATCCGTGCTTTTGAAGGCTATGTAGGAAAAGGACAGATTGACGAAGGTGTGGCTTGTGGTGTGAAGGCTACTGCCCTCTATTACAAAGATAACCTTTACAAGGAGGCTTTTGAACTGCTTCGCCGTGTTGACCAACAGATAGATGGTAGTAATTCACAGGCATCTAACAAGTCGGCTTTGCATTATCAGACTTCTAAGGAACGTATGCAGATGTATGTGAAGCTGCGTAAGAGTGATCGTGCTAAGGAGCAGATGGGCTTTATGGAGAATCACGTGAGCCGTTCGGGTAACGAGAGCCTGCGTGATGATTTGCTCTATCAAAAGGCTATATTCTATTATACTTTCGGGCAGACGGCTCAGGGAAATGCTGTGTTCAAGGAAATGGCTTCAAAACTGACTGCACAGAAGGACTATGATAAGGTTGATGAGGTCTATCAGATGCTGCTGGCCAGTGGTCGTCAGAGTAACAATGCTGGTATGCTGAATCAAGCCTATAGCAGTTATATGGTGTGGAAGGACTCAGTAACCGCTATCAAGACGGCAGAAGAGATTGATAGCCTGAAGCTGCAGATTGTCAAGAATGAGGAAATCATTGCTGATAAGGACGACTCACTGTCGGCCCGCCAGTTAACAATATCGGGTCTTATCGTGTTAGCTGTCATATTGGCTGTAGTACTGGTGCTGGGGGCAATGGTGCTGATGCGCTTCATCGTGTTGACTCGCACACAAAAGAAGACCATCCGATTGGCTAACGAGAGCAATGCCTTGAAGGCGAAGTTCATTAGTAATATATCGGATCAACTGGAACCCACACTGAAGAAACTTGATAGCAAGCAGCCAGAGGTACGGGCATTGCTGGACTTCTCAGAACATATTCAGACACTGTCGGACGTAGAGAACTCGGAGAATGTTGAAATGGAAGATGTTCATGTACAGCCTCTTTGTGAAAGCCTGATAGAGGAAATTAAACCAAGGTTGGCCGACAGCGTAACGCTGACAGTGAATGTTCCAAAGGTGGAAGTGAAGCTTAACAAAGATTATATTACATATATCCTACGCCATCTGTTGAATAATGCAGTGGAATTTACTCCTTCAGACGGTAAGATTACCTTGGAATTCAAGAAACGCAGTCCGAAGACGTATCAATTCCTGATAACGAATACTGGTGCAGTAATTCCAGAGGAAAAACGTGAGGATGTGTTCAAGCCATTCCTGGAAATTAAGGACTTGACCGATGGCGATGGCCTGGGACTGCCTATATGTAAGCAGATGGCCTTGAAGATAAATGGTGACCTAGATATAGATTCTGCCTTTACGAAAGGCACGCGCTTCGTATTGAATTTGCACGTATAA
- a CDS encoding TrpB-like pyridoxal phosphate-dependent enzyme: protein MSKQKKFILQENEIPTQWYNIQADMPNKPLPPIHPATKQPLGVDDLAHIFPRECCVQELDTEHRWIDIPEEVLDKYKFYRSTPLVRAYALEEALGTPAHIYFKNESTNPLGSHKINSALPQCYYAKQEGTTNVTTETGAGQWGAALSYAAKIYGLDCAVYQVKITMQQKPYRSSIMRTFGAVVEGSPSMSTRAGKDILTKDPTHTGSLGTAISEAVELATTTPNCKYTLGSVLNHVGLHQTIIGLEAEKQMKMAGEYPDIVIGCFGGGSNFGGIAFPFMRHNLSGERHTEFIAAEPDSCPKLTRGQFRYDFGDEAGYTPLLPMFTLGHNFKPSNIHAGGLRYHGAGMIISQLIKDGLMHGVDIPQLETFEAGMIFARTEGIIPAPESCHAIAATIREANKCKETGEEKVILFNLSGHGLIDMPSYEAYIKGDLQNYTVTDEMIAENLAELDKQA, encoded by the coding sequence ATGAGCAAACAAAAGAAATTTATCCTTCAGGAAAACGAGATTCCCACACAGTGGTACAACATTCAGGCAGATATGCCCAACAAGCCCCTGCCTCCTATTCATCCTGCTACGAAGCAGCCCTTGGGTGTAGATGATTTAGCACACATTTTCCCTCGCGAGTGCTGTGTGCAGGAGCTGGATACCGAACATCGCTGGATTGACATCCCTGAGGAGGTTCTCGATAAATATAAGTTCTATCGTTCTACTCCGCTGGTACGCGCCTATGCCCTTGAAGAGGCACTGGGCACACCTGCGCATATCTATTTCAAGAACGAATCAACCAACCCGCTGGGTTCACATAAGATTAACTCTGCCCTGCCTCAGTGCTACTATGCTAAGCAGGAAGGTACTACAAACGTCACCACAGAGACTGGTGCAGGTCAGTGGGGTGCTGCTCTGAGCTATGCTGCTAAGATCTACGGCCTCGACTGCGCTGTTTATCAGGTAAAGATTACCATGCAGCAGAAGCCTTATCGCTCAAGCATCATGCGTACATTCGGTGCTGTGGTCGAGGGTTCTCCTTCTATGTCAACCCGTGCCGGTAAAGACATTCTGACAAAAGATCCCACTCACACAGGTTCTCTAGGTACAGCTATCTCCGAGGCTGTTGAATTGGCTACAACAACTCCGAATTGTAAGTACACCCTTGGTTCTGTGCTGAACCACGTTGGTCTGCATCAGACCATCATCGGTCTGGAAGCCGAGAAGCAGATGAAGATGGCTGGCGAATATCCTGATATCGTGATTGGCTGCTTCGGTGGTGGTTCAAACTTCGGTGGCATTGCCTTCCCCTTCATGCGTCATAACCTGAGTGGTGAGCGTCATACAGAGTTTATCGCTGCCGAGCCTGACAGCTGTCCAAAACTGACTCGCGGACAGTTCCGCTATGACTTTGGTGACGAAGCTGGATATACTCCATTGCTGCCTATGTTCACACTGGGTCATAACTTCAAGCCTTCAAACATCCACGCTGGTGGTCTGCGCTATCATGGTGCTGGAATGATTATCTCTCAGTTAATTAAGGACGGCTTGATGCATGGTGTTGACATTCCTCAGCTTGAGACCTTTGAAGCTGGTATGATATTCGCACGTACCGAGGGTATCATCCCTGCTCCTGAGAGTTGCCACGCTATTGCTGCAACTATTCGCGAGGCTAATAAGTGTAAGGAAACTGGTGAGGAAAAGGTTATCCTCTTCAACCTCTCTGGTCACGGTCTTATTGATATGCCTTCATACGAGGCATACATCAAGGGTGATCTGCAGAACTATACCGTTACCGATGAGATGATTGCAGAGAACCTTGCAGAACTGGACAAGCAGGCATAA
- a CDS encoding sulfatase-like hydrolase/transferase translates to MNCKLLLALTGAASIIEAEAQKATPERPNIVFILADDMGYGDLSCFGSKYVKTPNIDRLSATGTTFTQCYAGSGISSPSRCSLMTGKHSGNTRIRDNQCPVGGIQGIKINEKGDTTYIRRTNLMPTDTTIATVLSAGGYRTCLVNKWHLDGYDPGAAPNHRGFDEFYGWTISTVHSNSPYYYPYYRFAGDSLTTIEENAHDAHVRHNTDISTDDAIAFIGRNKERPFFLYLAYDAPHEPYIIEETSWYDGEKDWSMNTKRYASLITHMDRAIGRLLDYLDREGLRENTLVIFASDNGAAVQAPIAELNCNAGFHGRKGQLYEGGIRVPMIVNQPGRVPVQKLQNLIYFPDVMPTLAALTGAENHLPQNINGINILPLFYGKQVDTDHRMLYWEFTGKQRAARLGDWKCVTIKKNAPLELYNLKDDPEEHHNLADKYPEMVQLFDEAMRRMHQPSECWPLEGE, encoded by the coding sequence ATGAATTGCAAACTACTTTTAGCACTGACTGGTGCAGCATCAATAATTGAGGCAGAGGCGCAGAAGGCCACGCCAGAGCGTCCTAACATCGTGTTTATTTTAGCTGATGATATGGGCTACGGCGATTTATCGTGTTTTGGCTCAAAGTACGTGAAGACGCCTAATATAGACCGATTGTCGGCTACTGGCACCACATTTACTCAATGTTATGCGGGTAGTGGAATTTCGAGCCCCTCACGCTGTTCGTTAATGACTGGCAAGCATAGTGGTAATACCCGTATCCGCGATAACCAATGTCCTGTGGGCGGTATTCAGGGTATCAAAATTAATGAAAAAGGTGATACTACCTATATTCGTCGTACGAACTTAATGCCCACTGATACAACCATAGCCACTGTACTCTCAGCAGGGGGCTATCGCACCTGTCTAGTGAATAAATGGCATCTTGACGGTTACGACCCTGGGGCTGCACCCAACCATCGTGGTTTTGATGAGTTCTATGGATGGACTATATCCACCGTCCACTCCAATTCACCATATTATTATCCGTATTACCGTTTTGCAGGCGATTCGCTGACTACAATAGAGGAGAATGCCCATGATGCCCATGTGCGTCATAATACGGATATCTCTACTGATGATGCCATTGCTTTCATTGGGCGTAACAAGGAACGTCCGTTCTTTCTCTATTTGGCTTATGATGCCCCTCACGAACCATATATTATAGAAGAAACCTCATGGTACGACGGTGAGAAGGATTGGTCAATGAATACCAAACGATATGCCTCGCTGATTACTCACATGGATCGTGCCATAGGTCGTCTTTTGGACTATCTTGACAGAGAAGGCTTGCGTGAAAATACGCTCGTTATCTTTGCAAGTGACAATGGGGCTGCAGTGCAGGCACCAATTGCTGAGCTTAATTGCAATGCGGGTTTCCACGGTCGTAAGGGACAACTATATGAAGGTGGTATTCGTGTGCCTATGATTGTGAATCAGCCAGGACGTGTACCTGTACAGAAGTTGCAAAACCTGATTTATTTTCCTGATGTGATGCCCACACTGGCAGCACTGACAGGGGCGGAGAATCATTTGCCTCAGAATATCAATGGCATTAATATCCTGCCTCTGTTTTATGGCAAGCAGGTGGATACCGACCATCGTATGCTCTATTGGGAATTTACGGGCAAACAACGAGCTGCCAGACTGGGTGACTGGAAATGTGTTACCATCAAGAAAAATGCTCCCTTGGAACTTTATAATCTGAAGGATGATCCTGAGGAACACCATAACCTGGCAGATAAATATCCAGAAATGGTGCAACTCTTTGACGAAGCGATGCGCCGTATGCATCAACCCTCTGAGTGCTGGCCGTTAGAAGGGGAATAA